One genomic window of Methanosarcina acetivorans C2A includes the following:
- the pylB gene encoding methylornithine synthase PylB: protein MIKKMATEDLDRFGEKIIEGFQLSDDDLRALLSLESEEELEKLYYVARKVRNHYFGNRVFLNCFIYFSTYCKNQCAFCYYNCKNEINRYRLSREEIKETCKALKGAGFHMIDLTMGEDPYYYEEPDRFVELVQMVKNELGLPIMISPGVMDNATLLKAREKGANFFALYQETYDQELYEKLRVGQSFKGRYNTRRFAKEQGYCIEDGILTGVGNDIESTIKSLRGMKSNDPDMVRVMTFLPQEGTPLERFKENSNLSELKIIAILRLIFPKCLIPASLDLEGIDGMVHRLNAGANIVTSILPSDSKLEGVANYDRDLEERDRDIKSVIKRLEGMGMEPAPQAEFETVLRC from the coding sequence TTGATCAAAAAAATGGCAACCGAGGACCTTGACAGGTTCGGAGAGAAAATAATTGAAGGCTTTCAATTGTCTGATGATGACCTGAGGGCTCTTCTCTCCCTCGAATCCGAAGAAGAGCTGGAAAAGCTATACTATGTAGCCCGAAAGGTCAGAAACCACTATTTTGGTAACAGGGTGTTTCTTAACTGCTTTATCTATTTCTCTACCTACTGTAAGAACCAGTGCGCTTTTTGCTACTATAACTGCAAAAACGAAATCAACCGCTACCGGCTGAGCAGAGAGGAAATAAAAGAGACCTGCAAAGCCTTAAAAGGAGCAGGTTTTCACATGATCGACCTGACCATGGGAGAAGACCCTTATTACTATGAGGAGCCGGACCGCTTCGTTGAGCTTGTCCAGATGGTAAAGAACGAACTCGGGCTCCCCATTATGATTTCCCCGGGAGTGATGGACAACGCCACCCTTCTCAAAGCCAGGGAAAAGGGGGCAAATTTCTTCGCCCTGTACCAGGAAACCTATGACCAGGAACTTTACGAAAAACTCCGGGTAGGCCAGTCCTTTAAAGGGAGATATAACACCCGCCGCTTTGCAAAGGAACAGGGGTACTGCATAGAAGACGGGATTCTCACGGGTGTTGGGAACGATATTGAGTCAACAATCAAGTCCCTGAGGGGAATGAAATCAAACGATCCTGATATGGTCCGGGTTATGACGTTCCTGCCTCAGGAAGGTACCCCACTCGAGAGGTTCAAAGAGAATTCAAACCTTTCGGAACTGAAAATAATTGCAATCCTCAGGCTCATATTCCCGAAATGCCTGATCCCGGCATCCCTTGACCTCGAAGGCATCGACGGCATGGTTCACCGCTTAAATGCAGGCGCAAACATTGTCACTTCCATCCTCCCCTCGGATTCAAAGTTAGAAGGCGTTGCCAACTATGACCGCGACCTTGAAGAGCGGGATCGGGATATAAAAAGCGTAATCAAAAGGCTTGAAGGCATGGGGATGGAACCTGCTCCGCAGGCAGAATTCGAAACTGTCCTGAGGTGCTAG
- the pylD gene encoding 3-methylornithyl-N6-L-lysine dehydrogenase PylD encodes MALLTPEDLENINRQLHEADSTVRRVTGLDIKGVCKDFYGTTPCCEKVGIVPVTSGNGIIGNFSESLRAITEYFGFDSFVTTMPDVSGYYEAVRNGAQIILMADDNTFLAHNLKNGKIANNQPCTGIIYAEIASRYMKADSKDVLAVGLGKVGFPGAAHLVNKGFRVYGYDADKALLEKTVSDLGITPFEPENPRRFSIIFEATPCADTVPESVISDNCVISTPGIPCAISRELQEKYGVELIMEPLGIGTASMLYSIL; translated from the coding sequence ATGGCACTTTTAACCCCGGAAGACCTGGAAAACATTAACAGACAGCTTCATGAAGCTGATTCTACTGTACGGAGAGTTACAGGGCTTGACATTAAAGGAGTCTGCAAAGACTTCTACGGCACGACCCCATGCTGTGAAAAGGTAGGCATTGTACCTGTGACCTCGGGAAACGGGATAATAGGAAATTTCTCGGAATCCCTGCGTGCAATTACCGAATATTTCGGATTTGACAGCTTTGTTACGACTATGCCTGATGTAAGCGGGTACTATGAGGCAGTAAGAAACGGCGCCCAGATTATCCTCATGGCGGATGACAATACCTTCCTTGCCCATAACCTCAAAAACGGGAAAATAGCCAATAACCAGCCCTGCACAGGCATAATTTATGCGGAAATAGCCTCCAGATACATGAAAGCCGATTCAAAAGACGTACTTGCCGTTGGCCTGGGAAAGGTGGGTTTTCCGGGAGCAGCGCACCTCGTAAATAAGGGCTTCAGGGTCTATGGCTATGATGCTGATAAAGCCCTTCTTGAGAAAACCGTTTCTGACCTTGGAATTACTCCTTTTGAACCCGAAAACCCGAGAAGATTTTCCATTATTTTCGAGGCAACTCCCTGTGCGGACACGGTTCCCGAATCCGTAATTTCGGATAACTGCGTAATTTCCACCCCCGGAATCCCCTGCGCAATTTCCAGGGAGCTTCAAGAAAAGTACGGAGTGGAACTTATAATGGAACCTCTCGGGATAGGGACGGCATCCATGCTGTATTCTATCCTGTAA
- a CDS encoding UDP-N-acetylglucosamine 2-epimerase — translation MPEEINRVLTDHISDLPFCPTETAVLNLKNEGVTTGVYNVGDVSLMLWNTI, via the coding sequence ATGCCGGAAGAAATTAACAGAGTACTCACAGACCATATCTCGGACCTGCCCTTCTGCCCCACTGAAACGGCGGTCTTAAACCTCAAAAATGAGGGAGTAACAACCGGGGTGTACAATGTTGGAGATGTAAGCTTGATGCTCTGGAATACAATCTAA
- a CDS encoding polysaccharide deacetylase family protein produces MYEKLKENTELWDLFTKKEEYNLTFSDQYNRFPYYLSRHKNIFEPRVSKFLIENGLQPEYPDEKKFAVCLTHDIDTVYPDKLYPVIGSLKALARRDLTGAMKTPFCRVNRKWNPCWNFKEIMKLEAKYDAKSSFYFLVLNPEETDFNYNIKDLESELGFISDSGWEVGLHGGHESYNSLEDLKEKKSRLEGALGKRIVGYRNHFLRFRVPDTWELLSKAGFKYDTTFGYPDCAGFRNGMCHPFKPFNLNTGQQIDIVEIPLVIMDRSLFIDYMRLDFKKAWEFTKNIIDTVEQYNGIITILWHNTYMQGENLKFYEEILNYCSRKSAWITNGEEVCDWWSKNSWI; encoded by the coding sequence ATGTACGAAAAATTAAAGGAAAATACCGAACTCTGGGACCTCTTTACTAAAAAAGAAGAGTACAATTTGACCTTTTCCGACCAGTACAATAGATTTCCTTATTATTTAAGCAGGCACAAAAATATTTTTGAGCCGAGAGTTTCCAAATTTCTGATAGAAAACGGACTGCAACCTGAGTATCCGGACGAAAAAAAATTCGCCGTCTGCCTTACACACGACATTGACACGGTTTACCCGGATAAACTATATCCAGTAATCGGGTCTCTTAAAGCCCTTGCCCGAAGGGACCTGACTGGGGCGATGAAAACCCCTTTTTGCAGAGTTAACAGGAAATGGAATCCATGCTGGAACTTCAAGGAGATAATGAAACTGGAAGCCAAATATGATGCAAAATCCAGTTTTTATTTTCTGGTTCTGAACCCTGAAGAGACAGACTTCAATTATAACATTAAAGATCTTGAATCGGAACTGGGCTTTATATCCGATAGCGGGTGGGAAGTCGGCCTGCATGGCGGGCACGAATCCTACAACAGCCTTGAAGACCTGAAAGAAAAAAAAAGTCGGCTTGAGGGAGCCCTGGGTAAAAGAATTGTAGGGTACAGAAATCACTTTTTGAGGTTTAGAGTCCCGGATACATGGGAATTGTTGAGCAAAGCGGGGTTCAAGTACGATACCACATTCGGGTATCCGGACTGTGCGGGCTTTAGAAACGGGATGTGTCATCCGTTCAAACCTTTTAATTTGAATACTGGACAACAGATTGATATTGTGGAAATCCCGCTGGTTATTATGGACCGTTCGCTTTTTATAGACTACATGCGACTCGATTTTAAAAAAGCCTGGGAATTCACAAAAAATATTATTGATACCGTTGAACAGTATAACGGCATAATTACAATCTTATGGCATAATACATACATGCAAGGAGAAAATCTAAAATTTTATGAGGAAATTCTCAATTACTGTTCCAGGAAAAGTGCCTGGATTACGAATGGAGAAGAAGTTTGCGACTGGTGGAGCAAAAATTCCTGGATATAA
- a CDS encoding ISNCY-like element ISMac19 family transposase, with the protein MVTINLTLNNFSELHALLDVFGCFGNDYEYTTRGIFRRKIPPVCSICNTPMVHNGYNPHTKDGLGEINIGRYKCSNCGSTHEEDYSFWEDMKTLLFDTFNDFFQLLRYHNVSYDGISDLMDFIYPRSRSTIFRAFYKEMEQETIPYSENIHMVHYDEQHPKEGRCQKYRLTLLDAKAQRTIADELFKDKSPETIKKFLKKNLDASEPVFIVTDFDKRYPDILKEIFRDKLVHQYCLMHLNKLIVNDFPKNTTIEQELLKYRLLSIFYNRENEIKFLQKLQSEELNVINNKEKHQEWIKKAKKEFCQYRHKLKLEIRRKKENLPRNSLEKAKYNFDKLMENIRTYDEKVQKRLWMINKHWLNLTLFHYLPGAPATNNPIESYYSKSLKTDNKKKFRTDKGIENRIKLTQMRRLNLLKKPQKSFMELFRLFSPFKL; encoded by the coding sequence ATGGTGACTATAAATCTTACACTTAATAACTTTTCTGAGCTCCATGCTCTCTTAGACGTTTTTGGTTGTTTTGGAAACGATTATGAATATACTACACGAGGAATTTTTCGTAGAAAAATTCCTCCCGTCTGTTCAATTTGTAATACTCCAATGGTTCATAATGGCTATAATCCCCATACCAAAGACGGTCTTGGGGAAATCAACATTGGTCGGTATAAATGCTCAAACTGTGGTAGTACACACGAAGAAGATTATAGTTTTTGGGAAGATATGAAGACTTTACTTTTTGATACATTCAATGATTTTTTCCAGTTACTCAGATACCATAACGTTTCATATGATGGAATTTCTGATCTAATGGATTTCATATATCCAAGATCAAGAAGCACGATTTTTAGAGCATTCTACAAAGAAATGGAACAGGAAACTATTCCATATTCAGAAAATATACATATGGTGCATTATGACGAACAACATCCAAAAGAAGGAAGATGTCAGAAATACCGTTTAACTTTACTGGATGCAAAAGCTCAAAGAACGATAGCAGATGAACTTTTCAAAGATAAGAGTCCAGAAACCATCAAGAAATTTCTAAAGAAAAATCTTGATGCATCAGAGCCAGTGTTTATCGTTACGGATTTTGATAAGAGATACCCTGATATATTAAAGGAAATTTTTAGGGATAAGTTAGTCCATCAATATTGTTTGATGCATTTAAATAAGCTTATTGTTAATGATTTTCCAAAGAACACAACGATAGAACAGGAACTTTTGAAGTACAGGTTATTAAGTATATTTTATAATAGAGAGAATGAGATTAAATTTCTGCAAAAACTTCAATCTGAAGAACTCAACGTAATTAATAACAAAGAAAAGCATCAAGAATGGATTAAAAAAGCAAAAAAGGAATTTTGCCAGTATAGACATAAATTAAAGCTTGAAATCAGAAGAAAAAAGGAAAATCTTCCACGTAATAGTCTTGAAAAAGCAAAATATAACTTTGATAAATTAATGGAAAATATAAGAACATATGATGAAAAGGTTCAAAAACGATTGTGGATGATCAATAAACACTGGTTAAATCTTACTTTGTTCCATTATCTTCCAGGAGCGCCAGCGACAAATAACCCTATCGAAAGCTATTATTCAAAAAGTCTAAAAACGGATAACAAGAAGAAGTTTAGAACTGACAAAGGAATTGAAAATCGGATTAAACTTACTCAGATGAGAAGATTAAATTTACTTAAGAAACCACAAAAGTCATTTATGGAATTGTTCAGATTATTTTCTCCATTTAAGCTTTAG
- a CDS encoding class I SAM-dependent methyltransferase, protein MRQYPRWYYDEFKQSGADYADIEEVNTYDLRMQNLRNIENESNRIRELLKLKKSDVVLEIGTGTGELALNISAHCKQVIAIDVSKMMINFARRKAESQNKTNIQFYNAGFLTYENHDELFDVIVTQLALHHLPDYWKMMALRRIYGMLKEEGKFYLHDVVFPSSIQNYDSYFDKIITDLEISAGDKIAEETEIHIKEEFSTLDWVMEGLLTGVGFYIEYIKYDGFMASYICKK, encoded by the coding sequence ATGCGCCAATATCCAAGATGGTACTATGATGAATTCAAACAATCTGGAGCGGATTATGCAGATATCGAAGAAGTAAATACTTATGATTTACGTATGCAGAACTTGAGAAATATTGAAAATGAGTCTAACCGCATTCGGGAACTCCTAAAACTAAAGAAAAGTGATGTGGTTCTTGAAATAGGGACAGGAACAGGAGAATTGGCCCTTAATATCTCGGCACACTGCAAACAGGTTATAGCTATCGATGTTTCGAAAATGATGATAAACTTTGCAAGAAGAAAGGCTGAAAGCCAGAATAAAACAAATATACAATTTTATAATGCTGGGTTTCTAACATATGAAAATCATGATGAACTATTTGATGTGATTGTCACTCAACTAGCTTTACACCATCTTCCTGACTATTGGAAAATGATGGCTTTGAGAAGAATTTACGGGATGTTAAAGGAAGAAGGAAAATTCTATTTGCACGATGTTGTATTCCCTTCTTCTATTCAGAATTATGATAGCTATTTCGATAAAATTATAACTGATCTGGAAATATCTGCCGGGGATAAAATTGCTGAAGAAACGGAAATCCACATAAAAGAAGAATTTTCAACACTGGATTGGGTTATGGAAGGTCTTCTCACAGGTGTGGGATTTTATATCGAATATATTAAATATGACGGATTTATGGCAAGTTACATTTGTAAGAAATAA
- a CDS encoding methylamine methyltransferase corrinoid protein reductive activase — MYGIALDLGTSGFRAQIIDLDTHETLKTVITMGHPLPGGNVMDHLDFAITTGEDVAHGVIIETVRRMFLKFDADLSKVERLAVCGNPIQLSLFQNIEIRDLAYAGENKQKMLGVQDVKRDARVFLASELFGNDFLPDCEVIVPPAIKHEIGADALAMMLETDFLTQTEPALVTDYGTNAEMALKVGDRIITASAAAGPAIEGQGISSGMLASPGAICDVKPEGEYWKILVLDREMEKREAYLINPVSGEIKESNGYEVSGITGTGVISVFALALKSGLIEKPPKLPNGKLILGPGIEITEKDVEEAGKAIGAIRAAHMTLIVESGIRYEDLEYAYMSGASGAYVDAEAARRLGAAPGYARKVVQFGNTSLALAWELVLDKSRLDDVIEIAKKITADHLMMATSDTFNNFYLCELSYWTMGMPLEMYDQMLELYGLPKLPRTLEHADIEKRVSKDIEQVGVGGLAILKEIGIILEVSVDKCIYCQKCVEECPEGALEIVETNGNRIAKYDSQKCLGTSCRRCVSICPENALDITKLKIKEK; from the coding sequence ATGTACGGAATAGCACTTGACCTGGGTACCAGTGGTTTTCGAGCCCAGATTATTGATCTTGATACGCATGAGACCTTAAAAACAGTCATAACCATGGGTCACCCCCTTCCTGGGGGAAATGTCATGGACCACCTGGATTTTGCAATAACGACCGGGGAAGATGTGGCTCACGGTGTAATTATCGAAACCGTCAGGAGGATGTTCCTGAAATTCGATGCCGACCTGTCGAAAGTGGAAAGGCTTGCAGTCTGTGGGAACCCTATCCAGCTTTCTCTTTTTCAGAACATCGAAATAAGGGACCTCGCATACGCCGGGGAAAACAAACAGAAAATGCTCGGGGTTCAGGATGTAAAAAGAGATGCCCGGGTATTTCTTGCCTCAGAACTTTTCGGAAACGATTTTCTTCCTGACTGTGAAGTGATCGTGCCTCCCGCAATCAAGCATGAAATTGGGGCTGATGCCCTTGCCATGATGCTCGAAACCGATTTCCTTACACAGACCGAGCCTGCGCTTGTGACCGATTACGGGACAAATGCCGAAATGGCTCTCAAGGTAGGGGACAGAATTATAACGGCAAGCGCTGCTGCAGGCCCTGCAATCGAAGGGCAGGGGATCAGTTCCGGTATGCTTGCAAGCCCAGGGGCGATTTGCGATGTGAAGCCTGAAGGCGAATACTGGAAAATTCTGGTGCTTGACAGGGAGATGGAAAAGAGAGAAGCTTACCTGATCAACCCTGTAAGCGGTGAGATAAAAGAGTCTAACGGATATGAGGTTTCAGGCATTACAGGAACGGGAGTGATCTCGGTTTTTGCTCTTGCGTTGAAAAGCGGGTTGATTGAAAAGCCTCCCAAACTCCCTAACGGAAAACTGATTCTGGGCCCCGGAATCGAGATTACTGAAAAGGATGTCGAAGAAGCCGGAAAAGCCATAGGAGCAATCCGGGCTGCTCACATGACCCTAATAGTGGAATCCGGAATCAGGTACGAAGACCTTGAGTATGCGTACATGTCAGGGGCTTCCGGAGCCTATGTAGACGCCGAAGCTGCTCGCAGGCTCGGGGCTGCCCCGGGATATGCCAGAAAAGTCGTACAGTTCGGAAACACCTCTCTCGCCCTTGCCTGGGAACTTGTTCTGGACAAATCCAGGCTGGACGACGTTATAGAGATAGCAAAAAAGATTACTGCCGACCACCTGATGATGGCAACTAGCGATACTTTCAACAACTTCTACCTCTGCGAACTTTCCTACTGGACCATGGGCATGCCCCTCGAAATGTACGACCAGATGCTTGAACTCTACGGCCTGCCCAAACTTCCCCGGACCCTCGAGCACGCTGACATAGAAAAGAGGGTGAGTAAGGACATAGAGCAGGTCGGAGTTGGCGGACTTGCCATCCTCAAAGAAATAGGCATAATCCTCGAAGTCTCTGTGGACAAGTGCATCTACTGCCAGAAATGCGTAGAAGAATGCCCTGAAGGCGCCCTCGAAATAGTAGAAACCAACGGTAACAGAATCGCAAAATACGACAGCCAGAAATGCCTGGGCACAAGCTGCCGGCGCTGTGTTAGCATCTGTCCCGAAAACGCCCTCGATATCACGAAACTCAAAATAAAGGAAAAATAA
- the pylC gene encoding 3-methylornithine--L-lysine ligase PylC: MKTICLIGGKLQGFEAAYLSKKADMKVVVIDKNPQALIRNYADEFHCFDVIKEPEKLLEISKNVDAILPVNENLECIKFLSSVKEEFSCPVLFDFEAYRISRDKKKSKEYFRSIGIPTPQDKPGRPPYFVKPPCESSSVGARIIYDEEELGELEPGMLVEEYVEGEVISLEVIGDGTHFAVVKETLIHIDRTYDCHMVTPLPSDLSFREISYSLAANLPLKGIMDVEAISGPQGLKVIEIDSRFPSQTPTAVYYSSGVNLIELLFRAFGEGVEEVKTLPEDRYCIYEHLMLAENGALIPVGEQVLSMGNDYGKYYEEPGIEIFLCRGEDPVFTLVFWGKDREEAENKKRTGLLILKDRFGAAV, from the coding sequence TTGAAAACCATATGCCTTATAGGCGGGAAACTCCAGGGCTTCGAAGCGGCTTACCTGTCTAAGAAAGCCGACATGAAAGTAGTTGTGATAGATAAAAACCCTCAGGCGCTTATAAGGAACTATGCCGACGAGTTCCACTGTTTTGATGTAATAAAAGAGCCTGAAAAACTTCTCGAGATCTCAAAAAACGTTGACGCCATACTCCCTGTAAATGAAAACCTTGAATGTATAAAGTTCCTGAGTTCCGTAAAAGAGGAATTCTCCTGCCCTGTCCTCTTCGATTTCGAGGCTTACCGGATCAGCAGGGACAAGAAAAAATCAAAAGAATACTTCAGGTCCATAGGAATCCCGACCCCGCAGGACAAACCAGGCAGGCCGCCTTATTTTGTAAAACCCCCCTGTGAAAGCAGCAGTGTGGGAGCAAGGATAATTTATGACGAAGAGGAGCTTGGAGAGCTTGAGCCGGGAATGCTGGTCGAAGAATATGTGGAGGGGGAAGTGATTTCCCTTGAAGTCATAGGAGACGGGACCCATTTTGCAGTGGTAAAGGAAACCCTTATACACATCGACAGAACCTACGACTGCCACATGGTAACCCCTCTTCCTTCTGACCTTTCCTTCAGGGAGATATCCTATTCCCTTGCAGCAAACCTGCCCTTAAAAGGGATCATGGACGTGGAAGCAATTTCCGGCCCCCAGGGATTGAAAGTAATCGAAATCGATTCCCGCTTCCCGAGCCAGACCCCAACTGCAGTCTACTATTCTTCGGGAGTTAACCTCATAGAACTCCTGTTCCGCGCCTTCGGAGAAGGTGTCGAAGAGGTCAAAACCCTTCCTGAAGACAGGTACTGCATTTACGAACACCTCATGCTTGCAGAAAACGGAGCCCTCATCCCGGTGGGAGAGCAGGTGCTCTCTATGGGAAACGATTACGGCAAATATTATGAAGAGCCCGGCATTGAGATTTTCCTGTGCAGAGGAGAGGACCCTGTGTTCACCCTGGTCTTCTGGGGCAAAGATAGGGAAGAAGCCGAGAATAAAAAGAGAACAGGACTCTTGATCCTGAAAGACCGCTTCGGAGCGGCTGTGTAA
- a CDS encoding NAD(P)H-dependent oxidoreductase — MHLYVVYAHPSKSSFTYEVLHSFLKGLNESGNTFEIGDLYAMKFKCELDLDQYTREMSRTVLPPVPDDVKKEQEKIQRSDAVAFIYPVWWSDCPGILKGWFDRVWTIGYAYFYDENAERKSFIKPKKAFVMCTAGHTVEYLEETGIAQSMRCIMLKDRLNNVGFTDVKMEILGGMVNKDDLIKRSNLEKAYSLGVDFFKH; from the coding sequence ATGCACCTGTATGTTGTTTATGCTCATCCGAGTAAATCTTCTTTTACTTATGAAGTTTTACACTCTTTTTTGAAAGGTTTGAATGAATCAGGTAATACTTTTGAAATCGGGGACCTTTATGCGATGAAGTTTAAATGTGAGCTGGATCTTGACCAGTATACTCGCGAAATGAGCAGGACGGTATTGCCACCGGTTCCTGATGATGTAAAAAAAGAACAGGAAAAAATACAGAGATCCGATGCGGTAGCCTTTATTTATCCCGTTTGGTGGAGTGACTGCCCCGGCATATTAAAGGGCTGGTTTGACCGGGTCTGGACAATCGGTTACGCTTATTTTTACGATGAAAACGCAGAAAGAAAGTCGTTCATTAAGCCAAAAAAAGCATTTGTAATGTGTACCGCCGGGCATACGGTTGAATACCTCGAAGAGACCGGAATTGCTCAAAGTATGCGTTGCATCATGCTTAAAGACCGTTTGAATAATGTTGGTTTTACGGATGTGAAAATGGAAATACTGGGCGGTATGGTGAACAAAGACGATCTTATAAAAAGATCAAATCTGGAAAAGGCATATAGTTTGGGAGTAGATTTTTTTAAACATTGA